A genomic stretch from Candidatus Nitrososphaera gargensis Ga9.2 includes:
- a CDS encoding winged helix-turn-helix domain-containing protein, with the protein MKGTLDSITASSKWIEQTLSSKVRIRILVFLAANRGRAFSRYKISSATNVSAKEVSKHMKILVEAKLVKTVSGGVMLYSFDEGELALLFAEFLRRCVS; encoded by the coding sequence ATGAAAGGGACTTTAGACAGCATTACCGCAAGCTCCAAATGGATAGAGCAGACCCTGTCTTCCAAGGTCAGGATAAGAATACTCGTTTTCCTGGCAGCTAATCGCGGTCGTGCATTTAGCAGATACAAGATATCGTCTGCAACCAACGTCTCTGCCAAGGAAGTTTCAAAGCATATGAAAATACTTGTTGAGGCTAAACTTGTGAAAACTGTTAGCGGCGGAGTTATGTTGTATTCTTTTGATGAAGGTGAACTGGCATTACTTTTCGCCGAATTTCTCCGGCGTTGTGTCTCCTAA
- a CDS encoding Cdc6/Cdc18 family protein, with product MTNNIVQDILQKHTVFKDESVLDVEYTPDSLMHRGRELGSLALFFRPLLETPGKASPVALIYSRSGTGKTSITKTFGGIAADMLKSKGIDLKYVHINCKFVTNMHALMQQIVRSTTGADVKGLSPDLMFREMYRQLDANNKYLLLTLDEVDWFIKRTGEDLIEQLTRYREELSRPKRLAIIFVIRDSNIDTMAELERSKLHRTFGARMLKLEPYTKEQLVDIIGQRVQMAFRTDGSVPDNIIDFIAEMACSIGDAYYAIQILWKAGKCADNFGMDRVIPEHVRMAKSMTDPKVRSEDLLSLPRDEKVVLQAVANLLRKESNIYVNLSDITETYHVLCETYRSKPADNRSVREYLLDLSRIGFLDIKNAKSKLEASIHDVPIGILLEVLEPMVAKEHSD from the coding sequence ATGACTAACAATATTGTTCAAGACATACTTCAAAAGCACACCGTATTCAAAGACGAATCGGTGCTAGACGTGGAGTATACTCCAGACAGCCTGATGCACAGAGGCAGAGAGTTAGGCTCACTAGCATTGTTTTTTAGGCCCCTCTTGGAAACACCTGGCAAAGCTTCGCCTGTTGCCTTGATCTACAGCAGGTCGGGAACCGGCAAGACATCCATAACAAAGACTTTTGGCGGCATCGCCGCAGACATGCTCAAGTCAAAAGGCATCGACCTGAAATATGTACACATCAACTGCAAGTTTGTCACAAACATGCATGCGCTGATGCAGCAGATAGTCCGCTCGACTACGGGCGCAGATGTCAAGGGCCTGAGCCCCGACCTGATGTTCAGGGAGATGTACAGGCAGCTAGATGCCAACAACAAGTACCTTTTACTTACTCTGGACGAAGTCGATTGGTTCATCAAGAGGACTGGTGAAGACCTCATCGAGCAGCTGACCAGATACAGGGAAGAACTTTCAAGACCCAAAAGGCTGGCAATAATTTTCGTTATTAGGGATAGCAACATTGACACCATGGCAGAGCTAGAGCGCAGCAAGCTCCACAGAACCTTCGGTGCGAGAATGCTAAAGTTGGAGCCTTACACCAAAGAGCAGCTTGTAGACATCATTGGCCAAAGAGTACAGATGGCATTCAGAACAGACGGATCGGTTCCCGATAACATAATCGACTTCATCGCTGAAATGGCGTGTTCGATAGGTGATGCATACTATGCGATACAGATACTGTGGAAGGCTGGCAAGTGCGCCGATAACTTTGGGATGGACAGGGTTATACCGGAGCATGTCAGGATGGCCAAATCTATGACTGACCCCAAGGTTAGGAGCGAGGACTTACTCTCCCTGCCAAGGGATGAGAAAGTCGTACTGCAGGCTGTGGCGAACCTATTAAGAAAAGAATCCAACATCTATGTGAATCTATCAGATATAACAGAGACATACCATGTCCTCTGCGAAACATACAGATCTAAACCGGCCGATAATCGAAGTGTCAGGGAATATCTGCTCGACCTGTCGAGGATAGGGTTCCTAGATATCAAAAATGCAAAATCCAAACTAGAAGCAAGCATCCATGACGTCCCTATCGGGATTTTGCTTGAAGTGCTTGAACCCATGGTGGCAAAAGAGCATTCTGACTAG
- a CDS encoding NAD(P)H-binding protein yields the protein MEASKDRLSKDTSQTYVVFGTTGSLGAATVRRLVALGISTRAVVRSSDRAGQVLPKHSRIAIEADDAMNAESVRALCHDADTIYHCVNVPY from the coding sequence TTGGAAGCTAGCAAAGACCGCTTAAGCAAGGATACCAGCCAAACATATGTTGTGTTTGGTACTACTGGTTCACTAGGTGCTGCGACAGTAAGAAGACTGGTTGCACTGGGCATATCAACTAGGGCTGTCGTGCGCTCATCGGATCGCGCCGGGCAAGTGCTCCCAAAGCATTCAAGGATTGCAATAGAGGCAGATGATGCGATGAACGCCGAAAGTGTTCGCGCTTTGTGTCATGATGCCGACACGATCTATCATTGCGTGAATGTGCCGTACTAA
- a CDS encoding nitroreductase family protein: protein MDMKEQFFWLLKQRRSVRAFDRERKLDDSVLDAILEGCDLAPSSGGLQSFEIYMVENDEKKRRLVAAARDQGFVAEAPLLLVFCANPSRSIHKFGERSQLFSVQDATIAAAYAQLTVYALGLTTVWTGAFDEKRVSEILGLPEGHRPVAMLPIGYPSEAPKEKTTRGSQDLFHKIC from the coding sequence ATGGATATGAAGGAACAATTCTTCTGGCTTCTGAAGCAGAGGAGGTCAGTAAGAGCTTTCGACAGAGAAAGGAAGTTGGACGATTCCGTGCTGGACGCGATTCTTGAGGGTTGTGACCTCGCACCCTCGTCAGGAGGGCTCCAGAGCTTTGAAATATACATGGTGGAGAATGATGAGAAGAAGAGGCGGCTGGTAGCGGCTGCCAGAGACCAAGGATTTGTCGCAGAAGCTCCACTGTTGCTTGTATTCTGCGCCAATCCGTCCCGGTCCATTCATAAGTTTGGTGAACGCTCGCAACTGTTTTCTGTTCAGGATGCCACCATAGCAGCCGCTTACGCGCAGCTAACAGTCTATGCTCTTGGGTTGACTACGGTATGGACGGGAGCCTTTGATGAGAAGAGAGTGTCTGAAATACTAGGCCTGCCAGAAGGGCACAGGCCGGTAGCAATGCTGCCCATCGGTTATCCTAGTGAAGCGCCAAAAGAAAAAACTACCCGCGGATCACAAGATCTGTTTCATAAGATTTGTTGA
- a CDS encoding CBS domain-containing protein encodes MYIVGLDAKGAMWKPVTLGPDETVLDARDILLRYGISRVVIAKNHKPLGIVTEKDIARFLYEQVPPRQLDEIRLDEVMSRSLVTVGEETDLRACAKVMLAKGVSSLVVVDGKKNLKGIFTKTDLTTAYVEYYAMEHRVREFMTKKVITVAPDEPVHSAIMLMIVNKISRIVVTRNGRLVGMITGRDLLPLGAMVERRQPWNVKKWQPFIPAGIKAAMLVSDVMTPNPVTTTADSDLADAGYIMLRNRISGLPVVDSKQAVAGIVTKTDVVKALASHA; translated from the coding sequence ATGTACATCGTGGGACTAGACGCAAAGGGAGCAATGTGGAAACCAGTAACGCTTGGACCGGACGAGACCGTTCTTGACGCAAGGGACATCCTTTTGAGATACGGCATCAGCAGAGTCGTAATTGCAAAGAACCACAAGCCACTTGGCATAGTCACAGAAAAGGACATTGCACGGTTCCTGTACGAGCAGGTGCCGCCAAGGCAGCTTGATGAGATCAGGCTGGACGAGGTTATGAGCAGGAGTCTCGTGACAGTAGGTGAAGAGACGGACCTGAGAGCCTGTGCCAAGGTAATGCTGGCGAAGGGGGTCAGCTCGCTTGTAGTGGTAGACGGTAAGAAGAACCTGAAGGGCATATTCACCAAGACCGACCTTACAACCGCCTATGTGGAATATTATGCGATGGAGCATAGGGTGCGGGAATTCATGACAAAAAAGGTCATAACGGTAGCGCCCGACGAGCCGGTGCATTCTGCAATCATGCTAATGATCGTCAACAAAATATCAAGAATTGTGGTCACAAGGAACGGACGGCTTGTCGGCATGATAACGGGACGGGATTTGCTGCCGCTTGGAGCGATGGTAGAAAGGCGTCAACCCTGGAATGTAAAGAAATGGCAGCCGTTCATTCCTGCAGGGATAAAGGCGGCCATGCTGGTGTCAGATGTCATGACACCAAACCCTGTCACGACAACTGCGGATTCCGATCTGGCTGATGCAGGATACATCATGCTTAGGAACAGGATAAGCGGCCTGCCTGTTGTTGACTCAAAGCAAGCAGTGGCAGGAATAGTTACAAAAACCGATGTAGTCAAGGCATTAGCCTCACATGCTTGA